Genomic segment of Kogia breviceps isolate mKogBre1 chromosome 9, mKogBre1 haplotype 1, whole genome shotgun sequence:
gagtgagaggagCCGCTGAGCCCACCCCGATGGCCGCGGACGAAGTTGCCGGAGGGGCGCGCAAAGCCACGAAAAGCAAACTTTTTGAGTTTCTGGTCCATGGGGTGGTGAGTGGGGGAAAGTTAGCGGGGGAGGGAGTGCGAGCTGGCTCGGGCTGAATGGAGGGATGGTCgggaggggccgggaggggggctcccgctctcccacccctctagcggGAGCGCCACGGCCCGCGGCCCAGCCCCAGGACTGTGCCGGCGCTCTGGCACCCGAACACGTCGTCAGGCGGCTGGCCGGGGATGGGTGCCCGGGCGGGGAAGGGAGGCGTTTGCATGGGTTCCTGTCAGGGGCTGAGGGTGGGACTTGGGGACTGTACCCCCCAAGTGGGGGCTCCCCTAGGTACCCGACGTGTTGTCTTGCGTTCTTTTCCTTGTGGGCCCAGGTGTTACCcctgccctgggggtgggggtgggggacatggCATCGCTGGGCTGGGCTGTCCGTTAATCCGTTGGGACAgtgtttctctgtgtctcaggAGCAAGGAGCAGGTGACCCTGTAGGCACTGTGGCAGGAAGCCCTAGGGCGGAACAACCTCTGCATCCCGGCAGGAAGACTCTAGGGCTTTGCTGACGGCCTCTGCCCGCAAGGCCAGAGAGAGGCCCTCTCTAGGGACAGACCCCAAGTTAAGGGGTCTGAGGATCTCTCGGCGGActcagccaccagaagctgatgTCCCTAATGCCTCAAAGGTGTGAAGGAAGGGCTGGAGTCAGGGACGCGAGGCCTAGAGACCAAAGGGGCCGGGCAGCACCGTCCTGCCACAAGCAAGCTTGGAAGGTCCACCGGGAGCCTGAGGGAGCCCAGGGGACCTGAGAGGATGGGAATAGGTTGGAAGGGCTGTGGGACGGGAGAGGCAGGGGCTCCAGGACTTGGGGTGGGTGCTGGTGCTGGAGGCCGATATAGAGGAGGCAGTGAGGTTTACAGTGGCCACATTTGGTTGTGCCCCCAAGGAAGGCACGTTCTCAGCAAAAGAGGCCAGAGTCCCTAGAATTTTGGCCCTTCGTGCGGGTCGCCGATCCCTGGTGGCTGGCGCAGCCCTCTGGGGGCTCTGGAAGTCTCCCTCTCAGGGCCTCTTCAGCAGATCAGTGAGTACCACTGGCCTTGCTAAGTGGGAGAGCATCTGATGGGGAAAGGGGCTTCCCCGGGGCAGCTGTCCTCCAGCCACTGGGCTCTCTGGGCTAACTTCCACGTCAGTCAGCCTAGTGACCAGTCCTAATCTTGCTGCCTGGGGAGTCTCTTTTAAAAGGCCCATCTAGGAGGGAGAGGGACTATACACGTGGATTTTTTACTTGGCCAACTTAGAGCTTTGGTTCTTGGGTGGCTGGGAgccccactgccccacccccagcggCCCATCTGTGCTGGTGGGGAATGGCCGGCGTGGGCTCCATTCTGGGCTGCCACCCTGGAGGTGTGAGTGACAGGGtcaggtggggcaggggaggcagaCACATGGACAGGCAGGTTTCACTGCAGAGGCGATGGGCAGAGACAGCTGGCTGGctgggggttagggttagacctAGCGCAGGGcaggagggacggagggagagTGGATTCACCCAGCTCAGGGTTAGGGCTCTGTGCCTCCCTGttcctgggaagcagctgcactcCTGGGGGTGAAGTGGGTGGTGCTCGAATGGTATCAGGGGCACAGGGTCTGCAACCATCACTCCCTAAATCTCCTTCCTGCTCTCCAGTCCccatcccacccaccctccacttGACAGCCCCTcagaccctcccccacccctcttctGGAATCTGGACAAGTGAGGTTTTACAAGTCTGTGGACCACTTCCCTCAATACATTTGATGTCATCTACATCCCGGCTGAGCGCCGGGGTAGCGGCAAAGGAATACACCTGCCTCATCTCCCTCTCCGTGGCCCCCTGCGaacccagacttctgacctcactggggcagggtggggagtagAGGCGGTCTGGAGGATGGGACCATCTCTGGTGATTCGGGTGGACGGGCAGGGAGAGATGGATATACGAGGAAATGCTGCTGCTTTTGACCTCCCCGAGCCCTCTGGACCTCCCATCTCCAGTtgggcctccccccaccccccatcggAGAATCCTGGTGAGGTCTGACCTCAGTCCCTCAGGTTGCCTCCAGACTTCACCTCCAGAGCAAATTATGGGGATGGGCTACGTCAGCAAAGCCCTCGCCTGGGGAGGCTTGGAATCAGAGGAAAGGGGTGGGTATCAGGGCTGAGGGGTCAAAGGCAGGGGCCCAGAGAGAAGAGTGGGTTGCAATGGGAAGGGTGAGTTcaaggcaggacagcccaggaAATGGACTGGGAAGCAGGGAATGGGAAGAGGGGCAGCAGAAGTCCGAGCAGGGAGCCCAGCCCCTAAACTAAACGAAGCAGCAAAAAGCCCCCAGGAAACGGCCGCTCAGCGCTGCCTTCGCCGGGAGCTGCATATGACCTTGGCTAGGTTGCTTTTCTCCTTGAGCCGCGGTTGcctcatctgtcaagtggggaGAGAAGGACCCGCTCAGACTGTCTTGCAGAGGAGCATGTGGATGTGAACATCCTTTAAAAAGGTTGAAAGGCGCCATTAATATTCATTTTCGCGGCACCTTCCGCAGATCCGAGGCTGGCAGTGCCCTGTGCAGTTGCCTGGCTTCAGTTAGCTTCCTGCAGCGAGACGCAAAGCCCCCCCCTCCGCCAAAGCCGCGCGGTTCCggcgcccccgcccacccctcgCTCGAGCCGTCGGCAGCAGGGTCACGGGCCGGGGGCTCGGGGTGGGAGAGACGCGGCTCACCGCGCCCGGAACAGGGGCCCTGGTCTGACCGGCGGACGCCTGTGTCTGCTTCACCCCCGCCTCCCCAGCGCCCCGGGATGCCGTCTGGAGCCCGGATGCCCCACCAGGGGGCGCCCATGGGCCCCCCGGGCTCCCCGTACATGGGCAGCCCCGCCGTGCGACCCGGCCTGGCCCCCGCGGGCATGGAGCCCGCCCGCAAGCGAGCAGCGCCCCCGCCCGGCCAGAGCCAGGCCCAGAGCCAGGGCCAGCCGGTGCCCACCGCCCCCGCGCGGAGCCGCAGGTAAGAGGGGCCCAGAGCAGAGGGGGCGGACGCAGGACCCGCAGGGACGGGGTGGGCGAGGAGCGGGATTGGATCAGCAGGGAGCGGGCGTCCTGGGTGGGATGCCCTCCCGGGAGGCGGGCTCACGGAGCCCTGGTCTGGTTCCTTTGTGTGCCCACCGTGGAGACAGGCTGCGGCCGTGGCGCCCTTCTCCTTGTCACCTGCTCTgcccctctctccaccccagTCCCCAGGTTCCGGGTGATGCTTCAGTCTTTGGGGTGCAGGCGGGCTGGCACTGGGACTGAGGGCAGAGCTTTAGACTGTGTTTCTTAGTGTGGTTGCCCAGGGTGCCTTCCTCAGAACCCGCTGGCTTGACTGTTTAAAAGCCCCACTCCAGATCTTCTTAATCTGAACCTCTGGCCAGGGGGGTGGAGCCTGGGGTTTTGCCCCGTGGGTGGCCAGTCGCTGCCCCGTCGTTGCTCTCAGGTGATTCTTTATCAATCAGATGTTGAGGCGTTGCCATAATCTGTGCTCTGGATCAGGTCTGCCCCCAAACCATCAAGGGCCAGCCTATTTACTTGTCTGAGTCAGCTGGTGGCACCCCAAAAGCCCCTGCTGGTGCCTGGCAAGAGAGATACCCCTCTGGGTTTCACTATTCAGCCAAACACACATGCTTCCCTCTGCACACCAGATGGAGTCCTATAAAAGGTGTAATATGGATTTTACcgcattattaaatatttttttacatagcAAGGAAAATTCACCATTTATAGGAATACCAGGATGAATTCTTTTGCAAAGTGAGTCATTCTTTTATACAGTAGAGAGTCCCTATTTATCTTGTATAAATGGAGAGTTTCACGTAGATGATTTCTTCAAAACAGATCAGACCTTTAATGAAAACTACTTCCCTAGCCTTAGAACAGATTTTTGGACAGAGagggggcagtggttgagaacacCACAAGGGGGCAGTATGCAGCCATCCTCTAGGCTGGGTTCTAATTTCTACTTGCCAGGCATTTTCTGGGGTGCTTTTGGGAGTCAGAAGCAGCTGGTGGATCAAGAAGAGTCCAAGTCCCAGCTGCTACCCCGGTCCAGCCACAGCCACACCCCTCAGGAGAACGTCCTGTCCAGTCTCTCTGGATACCTATGGGGTGTGTCCCTGGACCCTGCTGGCAGGCGGCCCAAGGGCATGAGCACCCCCTGCCGATCAGCGTCCCTTTCCAAGCCCAGGATGGCAGGGGTGCAAGTCCTCACCAGCTTCACACCATCATTTCCTGCTCCAGGGATGGGCCAGGCGGGTCAGCTCCCCTCCCTTTGAGCTCAGGCCACCTTGGACTGTGCACCCCTGCTGAGCAGAGAAAGAGAGTCCTCAGAATCCgtcctccctctcctctgtccTCCCCCCTCCCAGCTTTCCTCAAAGGCTTCTGCAgctcccctacccccagccccttcTAAGTCTCATTTCGATGGCCCTGAGGATGTGGTGGAGCAGAAAGGGGCTCCCAAGCTGGAGAAAGGACGGGGTCACCTCTGCTCCCCTCTGAGAGGACAGAGCGCCAGTGCCACACACCAGCATCATAGCCCCTTGGGCAGGCAGACGAGCGGGCTGTGGGAACCCCAGCCAGGCGGGCTGAGATGTCGGGATAATTTAGCAGGTGGCCTCGTTACTCCCAGATCTGTCGCCATGGTAACctggttttttctttaaaaaatgtacagtgCCAAGAGGAGGAAGATGGCTGACAAAATCCTCCCTCAAAGGGTGAGTGCCTTTCACagcagcccccagcccaccccccaccctttgCTGCTccgccctcctcccccctccccgccaccccgtgcctcctcccctcccccctcaggaGCTTCGCTTCAGCATCACAGTCACTTTCACTTTTTGTTCAAAAAGCTAATTAAGAAGTGAGGCTCCCCAGGCCAGAGGGAGGGGGTGAGGCGGAGGGAAGAAGCGGAGCCATAGGTTAGGATACTGGGTCTGGGGTGCAGTAGGTTGAATTCCAGCGGTCTGAAGACATAAAGGCGTGGGACAAAGAGGAGCCGAGAGCTCGGGGATCACCGGCTGGCAGGGGGAGTGAAGGGCACAGAAGCTGGCCAGAAGGCCCAGGCGTCGTAAGAGGACCCAGGCCGAGCTGGCTAAGGAGTAGCGTGGTTGAGCAGCCATGAGCCAGGGTAGAGGCAGGCAGCGACATCACCTGTCCCAGGGATGCCGGGGTCCGTCCTCTCCACTTTGCAGACACCCGAGGGAAACCCAGAGGCCGTGTGACAAGGGAGAGGACAAGACGAGGAGGTGAGGCCCTAGCGGCTTGCTGGGCTCCCCGGGTGCTCCGGCCGCCCCTAGTGATGAGACGCACTGCTTCTCCCTAGTGGGAGAAGCAGTTTTTATCCCCCCACGTCAAGGCCTCAAAGTTCTACGCCCTGAACCTCCCGGCCAGCTCCCCGTCACGCTGTGTCCTGGGACCACGTGACGCACGCACGTCCCACCTGCAAGGCTGGCTGAGCGCCTTGTTCCCCACcttgttccccctcttccagaTCCGGGAGCTGGTCCCAGAGTCCCAGGCTTACATGGACCTCCTGGCCTTTGAGAGGAAACTGGATCAAACCATCATGCGGAAGCGGGTGGACATCCAGGAGGCTCTGAAGAGGCCAATGAAGGTGCCTTGGCTTGGGGGCAGGAAGAGGGGGCTAAGTCCTATTCCCAGAATGGAGAAGCGGGCTCGGCCCGGGGCTTGGCTCTGTACTACACTCTTTATTTCTACAGCAAAAGCGGAAGCTGCGTCTTTATATCTCCAACACTTTTAACCCTGCGAAGCCTGATGCCGAGGATTCCGATGGCAGCATTGCCTCCTGGGAGCTGCGGGTGGAGGGGAAGCTCCTGGATGACGTACGTCCCGGCCCAGGTCTCTCCAGGTGTCCTGGGGTGGGTACGGGGCTGAGCCGAGGACAGTACTAGACTACCAGCACTCAGGGCTAGGAAGTCAGCCCTggccggggttggggggggctgGTCTAGAGAGCCGTCTGGCCGGAGGCCCGCTCCCGACTGCCGCCCCGCCCGAccagccccgccccccgctcCCCACTCATTCTGCCCCGCCCCCACGGTCCGCTCCTCTCCCACAGCCCAGCAAGCAGAAGCGcaagttttcttccttcttcaagagttTGGTCATTGAGCTGGACAAAGACCTTTACGGCCCTGACAACCACCTAGTGGAGGTAAGACCCAGACCCCTTCGGCCCTTGAACCGGCCCCCCTTCCACGACCGAAGCCCCGTCAGCTGCACAGGTTTGGATGAGGGAGCCCCCGCCACCCCGGCTCTAGCGCCACCAGCTCGGTTGGGCCTGTGAGGTGACCCGGCTCCTATCCCCTGGCCAGTGGCACCGGACGCCCACAACCCAGGAGACAGACGGGTTCCAGGTGAAGAGGCCGGGGGACCTGAGTGTGCGCTGCACCCTGCTCCTCATGCTGGACTACCAGGTGTGTGCCCCACCCCCCCGACACCACGTGAGGCCCTCGGTCCCCCAcgccctttctcctttctcctagACGGGGTGGGCCTCGGCCTCGAAGGTGCGCATCCTGAGAGATCCCGTTCTCCTCCCTACCCCGCCCTCTCCAGAGCATGTTTCCAAGGAGCCCAATCCCGGGCCGCCTGGCCCTGAGCTCTTTCCACTCTCTCTCTTTTACCTAATTTTCACGGTCACCTTTTCCCAGCCTCCCCAGTTCAAACTGGATCCCCGCCTGGCCCGCCTGCTGGGGTTGCACACACAGAGCCGCTCCGCCATCGTCCAGGCCCTGTGGCAGTACGTGAAGACCAACAGGCTGCAGGACTCGCACGACAAGGAATACATCAACGGGGACAAGTATTTCCAGCAGGTACCCTCTCCCCCAAGCCCGGGGCCCCGGGGAGCAGGCAGAGTTACCGGTAGGGGAAGTGCCCCTACTAAGGCGACACCCCCCACTTCCTCCTCGACTCCGTTGGAAACGGTCTCGGAGCCGGAGACCAGGGTTCTAGTCCAGGCCCTGCCATGGTACAGCTCTGTGCGGCGGCCCACCCGTCTTAGCCACCCCAGGTGAGGAAGATCTGGAACCCCGGAGGCCAGCAGCTTTGGGGAGCACATTCTTGTCACTTGGAATCAGGATCCCCGAGTTCTAGTCCTGGGTCTAGATTCTGGGTAGATTACTTAGCTATTCTGAGCCTTGTTCCTCATCTTTACAACAGGGTGATAACAATACCTGTCCCACCTAGCCCACGGGGCGGTTAGGAAGATCACATTGCTGTGGAAGTGATTTGACAAGAGTTCCACCAAACTAGAGATTATTAatactattttaataataatttgtaaataaatacaaCAGATAGACCTGAGTAGTAAAAATAACAGTCgatatttattgggcacttaccACGCGCCGAGCACAGTTCCAAGCGCTTTACGCATAAtggactcatttaattctcaccacccCTTGAGATAGATGCCATTAGCATCCCCTTTCCAGAGGTGAACAAACTGAGGCCGAGATGTTACGTAAGTCGCTCAGGGTTGCACAGTGAGCGGTGGAAGCAGGGCTTTCACCCGGGCCGGCCGactcggggcctgtgctctcacccGCGCGCTGCACACCCCTCCCCGTCAGCGCTCCTCTGGTCGCAGCCCACCTGGCCCCAGCCCCGGGAGCACTGGCTTCGCGTGGCCTTTTCAGAATGCAAACTATCTCTTTCAAGCACAGAAGAGCGATCGACCTCTCTCTCGCACTGCAGATTTTTGATTGTCCCCGGCTGAAGTTTTCCGAGATTCCCCAGCGCCTCACAGCTCTGCTATTGCCCCCTGACCCAATTGTCATCAACCACGTCATCAGGTGAGGCCCCCAGCTGCTCCTCAGAACAGGGCATCTCTCTGGTGgtcctgccctccctgccccgccctctgcctccccgcccccatgCCACCCCTCCCCTCTGCGTCGGGCCCCAGCGCCCCTGGCCTCTGTGGGGGCAGCATGGACGCCAAGGGCTGGACTCCCCTGGCAGCGTGGACCCATCGGACCAGAAAAAGACGGCATGCTATGACATTGATGTGGAGGTGGAGGAGCCACTGAAAGGACAGATGAGCAGCTTCCTCCTGTCCACGGCCAACCAGCAGGAGATCAGCGCTCTGGACAGTAAGGTGGGGCCAGAGCCCAGAGCTGGAGTGGGACATTAACCCAAAAGTGACAGAAGTACAGACAAAACAGACGAGAACGTGGGCCcatggagagaggaaggggaggtgaCCCTTCCCTCGCTACTTGGAGCTCCACCCATCCCCCTTTCCCTGGGGCTGCCCTTCAAAGGAACAACAGCAAACCCCTTCCCCGCCCCCGTACCGCCCGGGGGCccccccctttcccttcctctcacaCACCAGCAAGGCCAGGTGAAAGCCTCTTTCTACCTGTAGATCCATGAGACGATTGAGTCCATAAACCAGCTCAAGATCCAGAGGGACTTCATGCTAAGCTTCTCCAGAGACCCCAAAGGCTACATCCAAGACCTCCTCCGCTCCCAGAGCCGGGACCTCAAGGTGAAGGGGACTCAGGGAGCACTGGATGGAAGACAAGCACATCGGGAAGACAGTAAACGTTGTTCACGGGGGCTGGAGGGGTCCGGGCTCGGGGCTGACCCCACTGCTCCCTCCCAGGTGATGACAGACGTGGCGGGCAACCCTGAGGAGGAGCGCCGGGCTGACTTCTACCACCAGCCCTGGTCCCAGGAAGCAGTCAGCCGCTACTTCTATTGCAAGGTGTGAAGGGCCCGCAGGCCTCCGGCCTCCCACGTCACGTCACGTCACGTCACGTCACGTCACTCCGGAGAAACCTCCCTtcccagcctcagcagccatcccaccctccccctcgGCGCTCCGCTCACCGGggagcctcccccccccccagatgCTCCTccagggcggggggagggggcgtcCTGTCACTCACCAGCAGCACGGTAACCAGCTCCCGCGCCCGTTTCTCTACAGATCCAGCAGCGCAGGCAGGAGCTGGAGCAGTCCCTGGTTGTGCGCAACACCTAGGAGGCCTGGGAACGAGCGCCGCTGGGGGCCTCAGGCCCGGCCCTGTCCCCTAGGGCTCTGCCATCGCTCCGACGCCTCCCCTCGCGAGGGAAGCAGGGACTGGATTAAAGGTCATTCACCCGATAACAGCCCGTGTGGTCATTGGTaactggggagggagaaggggagggcagTGGGTCCCTCTGGGAaaccccccatcccctccctcagAGTCTTCTTACTCCATGTTCCCTAGACCTAAAAACAGTTCGGCAGAAGACacttttaataacattttcttattcAGAAATACAGCAACAAGCCCTCCATCTGTCCGCCGCCTTGCCCGCCTTGCCCGGCTAAGGCCAGAAGGGCTCTAAGCGGAGGCGGCGCAGGGCCCCGGGCCGCGCTAGGTGCTGTTGGCCTGCTCCTGCTCAAACAGCGCCACGGCGAGCTGCGCAcggccccccagcccctccaggtTGCTGAGGCGGCAGCGGTGGTAGAGCTCCTCGCTGAGCCGAGGGCTGCAGTCACGCACGGAGAACTTCTGCACCAGCCCTGGCTCCACGGCCCGGAAAAGGTGGAGCCCTGAGAACCGGAGGAAAACATCCAtcacctccagcccctccagggcttcctcctcttcctggccTGCCAGTTCACCAGCCAGCCGGGCTCGGGCCGCCAGGTAGTCAGCGTTGTAGAAGCAGCCCTCTGCGGAAGCCTGCCGGTCAAACCTGCCCCCAGCGGGAGCCCCCCGGGCAGGGTCCGCACCAGCAGGGGACGGGGGGTCGGGGCCGGCCCCCGGGGGCCCTTGGGGAGATCTCTGTGGTGCCAGGGCGGGGCTGAACTCCTGGAAGTGGACCGGGAAGAAGGCCTGCCAGCCGGAGATGGCGTTCATGCGGCAGCGGTTGAGGACTTCGGGCCCGGGCCTGGTCCACACGGTGGTGAGGAAGAAGAGCGTGTCCACCGGGTGCTTCTTAGAGACCACGTCCAGAAGCCGCACCTGGGAAGGGGCCTCCGCGCGCACAGCGAGCCAGGCCAGCCTCGCCCCAGGGTACCGTCGTTCCAACTCAGCCGCTGCAGCCTTCACCCCAAGAAACGGGTCCGGGGCCCCTCGGCCCCCTTCCCGCGGCCCATAGACCAGCACCAGGGTGAGCAAGGCGTGCTCTCGCGGCTCCAGGACACCGGCTGCAAAGGCCTCCAGGAACGCAGGGGCCGCGGCGGCTTCGGCCACCGACAGCGGCAGCACGAGCTGCACGCGGGTGGCCTCGGTGACGTAGGGCATGGGGAGGATCTCCACCCGGCTCAGGGGCCGCAGCAGGCTGACCCTGCGGGCCAGGGCCCGCCGGTGCCCGCGCTGCGTCACGGCTTCCAGCAGCAGGTCCAGGGTGTACTCCATGCCCCGCGCTGGATCAAAGCGCCGGTAGCCGTTGAGCAGCCGCTGCTTCTGGAAGCGCAGGCGGGGCTGATAGCGCC
This window contains:
- the SMARCD3 gene encoding SWI/SNF-related matrix-associated actin-dependent regulator of chromatin subfamily D member 3 isoform X1; protein product: MAADEVAGGARKATKSKLFEFLVHGVRPGMPSGARMPHQGAPMGPPGSPYMGSPAVRPGLAPAGMEPARKRAAPPPGQSQAQSQGQPVPTAPARSRSAKRRKMADKILPQRIRELVPESQAYMDLLAFERKLDQTIMRKRVDIQEALKRPMKQKRKLRLYISNTFNPAKPDAEDSDGSIASWELRVEGKLLDDPSKQKRKFSSFFKSLVIELDKDLYGPDNHLVEWHRTPTTQETDGFQVKRPGDLSVRCTLLLMLDYQPPQFKLDPRLARLLGLHTQSRSAIVQALWQYVKTNRLQDSHDKEYINGDKYFQQIFDCPRLKFSEIPQRLTALLLPPDPIVINHVISVDPSDQKKTACYDIDVEVEEPLKGQMSSFLLSTANQQEISALDSKIHETIESINQLKIQRDFMLSFSRDPKGYIQDLLRSQSRDLKVMTDVAGNPEEERRADFYHQPWSQEAVSRYFYCKIQQRRQELEQSLVVRNT
- the SMARCD3 gene encoding SWI/SNF-related matrix-associated actin-dependent regulator of chromatin subfamily D member 3 isoform X2 encodes the protein MTPGLQHPPTVVQRPGMPSGARMPHQGAPMGPPGSPYMGSPAVRPGLAPAGMEPARKRAAPPPGQSQAQSQGQPVPTAPARSRSAKRRKMADKILPQRIRELVPESQAYMDLLAFERKLDQTIMRKRVDIQEALKRPMKQKRKLRLYISNTFNPAKPDAEDSDGSIASWELRVEGKLLDDPSKQKRKFSSFFKSLVIELDKDLYGPDNHLVEWHRTPTTQETDGFQVKRPGDLSVRCTLLLMLDYQPPQFKLDPRLARLLGLHTQSRSAIVQALWQYVKTNRLQDSHDKEYINGDKYFQQIFDCPRLKFSEIPQRLTALLLPPDPIVINHVISVDPSDQKKTACYDIDVEVEEPLKGQMSSFLLSTANQQEISALDSKIHETIESINQLKIQRDFMLSFSRDPKGYIQDLLRSQSRDLKVMTDVAGNPEEERRADFYHQPWSQEAVSRYFYCKIQQRRQELEQSLVVRNT
- the CHPF2 gene encoding chondroitin sulfate glucuronyltransferase isoform X2, which codes for MQVVSHGDERPAWLMSETLRHLHTHFGADYDWFFVMQDDTYVQAPRLAALAGHLSINQDLYLGRTEEFIGAGEQARYCHGGFGYLLSRSLLLRLWPHLDGCRGDILSARPDEWLGRCLIDSLGIGCVSQHQGQQYRSFELAKNRDPEKEGSSAFLSAFAVHPVSEGTLMYRLHKRFSALELERAYSEIERLQAQIRNLTVLTPEGEAGLSWPIGLPAPFTPHSRFEVLGWDYFTEQHTFSCADGAPKCPLQGASRADVGDAVETALEQLNRRYQPRLRFQKQRLLNGYRRFDPARGMEYTLDLLLEAVTQRGHRRALARRVSLLRPLSRVEILPMPYVTEATRVQLVLPLSVAEAAAAPAFLEAFAAGVLEPREHALLTLVLVYGPREGGRGAPDPFLGVKAAAAELERRYPGARLAWLAVRAEAPSQVRLLDVVSKKHPVDTLFFLTTVWTRPGPEVLNRCRMNAISGWQAFFPVHFQEFSPALAPQRSPQGPPGAGPDPPSPAGADPARGAPAGGRFDRQASAEGCFYNADYLAARARLAGELAGQEEEEALEGLEVMDVFLRFSGLHLFRAVEPGLVQKFSVRDCSPRLSEELYHRCRLSNLEGLGGRAQLAVALFEQEQANST